A window of the Teredinibacter franksiae genome harbors these coding sequences:
- the nadB gene encoding L-aspartate oxidase → MIKNQTASPFSYDVLILGSGAAGLSLALNLNPQLNVAVLSKSQLNEGSTWYAQGGIAAVLDDNDSIESHVTDTLNAGGGLCHKDAVEFTVSHSTQAIQWLIDLGVNFTRKPSSGDFHLTREGGHSQRRIIHSADATGRALHTTLIEKVEAAPNIKLYDHFIALDLISQPDPSSKKLRCTGAYVYNRNTDSVDTFAAKTVVLATGGASKVYLYSSNPDGASGDGIAMAWRAGCRVANMEFNQFHPTCLFNPKAKSFLITEAVRGEGGKLRLPNGERFMDRFHKLGELAPRDVVARAIDHEMKRLGSDCVYLDISHKTPEFIASHFPTVKQKCLSYGIDITKEAIPVVPAAHYTCGGVVVDKSGQTDLSNLYAIGETSFTGLHGANRMASNSLLECVVYAQSAANAIESSINAIAPHTAIAGWDATRVTNSDEDVVISHNWDELRRFMWDYVGIVRTQKRLERADHRIKLLKKEINEYYSNYKVGNDLIELRNLAVVAELIIRSAMRRKESRGLHYSLDYPNLAEVARDTILVPDNFASQDIIVHQN, encoded by the coding sequence ATGATCAAAAACCAAACAGCCAGCCCGTTCAGTTACGACGTACTTATTCTCGGTAGCGGTGCTGCAGGGCTATCACTGGCGCTAAACCTAAACCCACAATTAAACGTTGCCGTACTCAGTAAAAGCCAACTCAATGAAGGTTCAACCTGGTATGCCCAGGGCGGCATAGCCGCCGTACTGGACGATAACGACTCCATTGAATCGCACGTCACGGACACCCTCAACGCCGGTGGCGGGCTGTGCCATAAAGACGCGGTAGAATTCACCGTGAGCCACAGTACTCAGGCTATTCAATGGCTGATCGACTTGGGCGTCAATTTTACTCGCAAACCCAGCTCTGGTGACTTTCACCTAACGCGCGAAGGCGGTCACAGCCAAAGACGTATTATTCACAGTGCTGACGCCACTGGGCGGGCGCTACATACCACGCTGATCGAAAAAGTAGAAGCCGCCCCCAATATTAAACTGTACGACCACTTTATCGCCCTAGACCTAATTTCACAGCCAGACCCATCAAGTAAAAAACTCCGCTGTACAGGCGCCTACGTTTACAACCGCAATACCGACAGTGTGGATACTTTTGCCGCAAAAACCGTGGTTCTTGCCACCGGCGGCGCCAGCAAAGTATACCTCTACTCCTCTAACCCCGACGGCGCCAGTGGTGACGGCATTGCCATGGCATGGCGAGCAGGCTGCCGCGTGGCGAACATGGAATTTAATCAGTTTCACCCTACTTGCCTGTTTAACCCGAAGGCAAAATCCTTTTTGATTACCGAAGCTGTTCGCGGAGAAGGTGGCAAATTACGCCTACCTAACGGCGAACGTTTTATGGATCGCTTTCACAAACTGGGAGAGTTAGCACCACGAGATGTAGTCGCACGCGCAATAGACCATGAAATGAAACGGCTTGGTAGCGATTGCGTTTATCTTGACATCAGTCACAAAACACCGGAGTTTATTGCTTCTCACTTTCCTACCGTAAAACAGAAATGCCTGAGCTACGGAATTGATATCACCAAAGAAGCAATTCCAGTGGTGCCAGCCGCACATTACACCTGTGGTGGCGTTGTAGTCGATAAATCAGGACAAACGGATTTGAGTAACCTCTACGCCATTGGTGAAACCTCTTTTACCGGGCTTCACGGCGCGAACCGTATGGCCAGTAACTCACTACTCGAATGTGTGGTTTATGCGCAGTCTGCCGCTAACGCTATAGAGTCTTCTATCAATGCCATTGCCCCTCACACAGCCATAGCCGGTTGGGATGCAACCCGCGTAACCAACTCCGATGAAGATGTTGTTATTTCGCACAACTGGGACGAGCTACGCCGCTTTATGTGGGACTATGTGGGCATTGTGAGAACACAAAAACGCCTCGAAAGGGCCGACCACCGAATAAAATTACTTAAAAAAGAAATTAACGAATACTATTCCAACTACAAAGTAGGCAACGACCTTATCGAGCTACGCAACTTAGCCGTGGTTGCAGAGCTCATAATTCGCTCCGCTATGCGCCGCAAGGAAAGCCGTGGCCTGCACTACTCGCTCGACTACCCTAATCTGGCTGAAGTAGCCCGCGACACTATACTTGTGCCTGATAATTTTGCCAGCCAGGACATCATCGTCCATCAGAACTGA
- a CDS encoding FAD assembly factor SdhE — protein sequence MELNRLRWAARRGMLELDLILSPFVENVYSSLPEREQQLFEKLLECEDPDMFQWFLHKGEPEEADIREIVVIVRSHATNAGG from the coding sequence ATGGAATTAAATCGTCTACGTTGGGCCGCACGCCGAGGCATGTTGGAATTGGATCTGATTCTATCCCCCTTTGTGGAAAACGTATATTCATCGTTACCCGAACGGGAGCAGCAGTTGTTTGAAAAGCTGTTGGAATGTGAAGATCCGGATATGTTCCAGTGGTTTTTACACAAAGGTGAGCCTGAAGAGGCCGACATCCGTGAGATTGTAGTCATTGTCCGCAGCCACGCTACAAATGCAGGCGGGTAG
- the rpoE gene encoding RNA polymerase sigma factor RpoE encodes MAVQPASQTDEQLVARVQKGDKRAFDLLVLKYQHKILAIISRFVKDSAEVQDVAQEAFIKAYRALPNFRGDSAFYTWIYRIAINTAKNHLVSRGRRPPSSDVDVEDAEYYSGSEQLKDLGSPEGQMMRDQLETVVHKALRSLPEDLRTAVTLREMEGMSYEEIAEVMGCPVGTVRSRIFRARESIDKQMAPLLN; translated from the coding sequence ATGGCGGTTCAACCCGCTTCTCAAACAGATGAACAGCTGGTTGCCCGTGTACAGAAGGGTGATAAGCGCGCATTCGATCTGTTGGTGTTGAAGTACCAGCATAAAATTCTAGCAATCATTAGCCGGTTCGTTAAAGACAGTGCGGAGGTGCAGGATGTAGCCCAGGAAGCCTTTATTAAGGCCTATCGCGCGCTGCCTAATTTTCGTGGTGATAGTGCTTTCTATACTTGGATCTACCGCATTGCCATCAACACAGCGAAGAATCATCTGGTGTCTCGTGGGCGTAGGCCACCGTCTTCCGATGTTGATGTGGAAGATGCCGAGTACTACAGCGGCAGTGAGCAGCTTAAGGACTTGGGTTCGCCTGAAGGTCAAATGATGCGAGACCAGCTTGAGACCGTTGTACATAAAGCGCTAAGAAGCTTGCCAGAGGATTTGCGAACAGCCGTTACTCTAAGGGAAATGGAGGGTATGAGCTACGAAGAAATTGCTGAGGTAATGGGCTGTCCTGTGGGCACCGTTCGCTCGCGAATCTTTCGTGCAAGGGAGTCCATTGATAAGCAGATGGCGCCCCTGCTGAATTAG
- a CDS encoding Do family serine endopeptidase, producing the protein MIVRFMILLVLVLPAVASAAGYNLPDFTPLIEKSSPAVVKINTVTKVKQGGLNLPPSHQIPDIFRHLFEPREMPERNMHSMGSGFFISADGYLLTNNHVIEDADEIVVRLVDRREFKAMIIGSDPRSDLALLKVDEDDLPFLELESSEALKVGEWVVAIGSPFGLDFSASAGIVSAIGRSIPTEKNENYVPFIQTDVAINPGNSGGPLFNLEGKVVGVNSQIYTRSGGSIGLSFAIPSAVAINVVSQLKEKGRVDRGWLGVVIQEVDKNLADSFGLKKPQGALVAQMERGGPADKSGIRVGDIILKFGKSTIVTSGDLPHVVGSTPPDTKVPVVVMREGKKKTLRVVVGRLPGGADAPPALSSSQDSGLDRLGLAVETVDAALKDKWRLPGGVRVTRVDPQGAAADAGVAPGDVIAQLGFEQINTFEDYTRITAKLPSDSLLPIRFFRDGRPTFRTIRLQ; encoded by the coding sequence ATGATTGTAAGGTTTATGATTCTGCTGGTTCTTGTATTGCCTGCAGTTGCCTCCGCAGCCGGTTATAACCTTCCAGACTTTACACCGCTAATTGAAAAGTCCTCTCCTGCTGTAGTCAAAATTAATACGGTTACCAAAGTGAAACAGGGGGGCTTAAACCTGCCCCCTAGTCACCAAATTCCCGATATTTTTCGTCATTTATTCGAGCCCAGAGAAATGCCCGAGCGCAATATGCACTCCATGGGGTCGGGTTTTTTCATTTCTGCGGACGGCTACCTACTGACCAATAACCACGTCATAGAAGATGCTGATGAGATAGTGGTACGTTTGGTCGATCGGCGAGAATTTAAAGCAATGATCATCGGCTCTGACCCGCGATCTGATCTCGCGTTGTTAAAAGTCGATGAAGACGACCTGCCGTTTCTAGAGTTGGAGTCGAGCGAAGCGCTGAAAGTTGGCGAGTGGGTGGTGGCAATTGGGTCACCGTTTGGGCTCGACTTTTCTGCCAGTGCCGGTATTGTCAGTGCGATTGGGCGCAGTATTCCCACGGAAAAAAATGAAAACTATGTGCCCTTTATCCAGACCGATGTGGCGATTAACCCGGGTAATTCAGGCGGGCCGCTGTTTAATCTAGAAGGCAAAGTGGTCGGTGTAAACTCCCAAATATACACCCGTTCCGGCGGTTCAATTGGGCTCTCTTTTGCTATTCCGTCTGCGGTGGCTATTAACGTGGTATCGCAGCTTAAGGAGAAAGGTCGGGTTGATCGAGGCTGGTTAGGGGTTGTTATTCAGGAAGTCGATAAAAACCTTGCCGATTCATTTGGCCTGAAAAAGCCGCAGGGTGCACTGGTTGCGCAAATGGAGCGGGGCGGGCCTGCCGATAAATCGGGGATTCGGGTGGGTGATATTATCCTTAAGTTTGGCAAGAGCACCATCGTAACCTCCGGTGATCTTCCTCATGTCGTGGGCTCAACACCGCCAGATACTAAAGTACCGGTAGTGGTTATGCGTGAGGGTAAGAAAAAAACATTACGGGTTGTTGTTGGCCGGTTGCCCGGTGGCGCTGACGCGCCGCCGGCACTGAGTTCATCGCAGGATTCTGGTCTAGATCGCTTAGGTTTAGCGGTCGAAACTGTGGACGCAGCACTAAAAGACAAGTGGCGCTTACCTGGTGGGGTACGAGTAACCCGTGTTGATCCACAGGGCGCTGCTGCTGATGCTGGTGTTGCGCCTGGGGATGTTATTGCGCAGCTGGGTTTTGAGCAGATAAACACATTCGAGGATTACACTCGGATTACTGCAAAGTTACCCTCCGATAGTCTGCTGCCTATTCGTTTTTTCCGCGATGGTAGGCCAACCTTCCGCACCATTCGCTTACAGTAA
- a CDS encoding sigma-E factor negative regulatory protein, whose protein sequence is MSSRSDHEKPSGINDEKVLDISAAVSESISALLDNQGNDLDVRRVLREAEDSDHVRAKWQRYHVASAILRNEPSAAMPVDLSEHLRAEIAVEPSHSSTSTGGKARKWLDAMAKSSIAAAVALGLLVGVQQYSERVDEQPHANLADVEPFVAPDLNSAVVPAGFDAPQLSARTVSTVQNAPRQNLPSQGLTRSIPASENGTLPMVADPELQAHFSRLMMIHAQQVSENSDLGVISFARLTDLNAQVDSMQSGAVNDTPEKTLTPSEAE, encoded by the coding sequence ATGAGTTCTCGTTCAGATCACGAAAAGCCATCGGGTATCAATGACGAAAAAGTACTTGATATCAGTGCAGCTGTTAGCGAATCCATTTCTGCCCTGTTGGACAACCAAGGCAATGACCTTGATGTGCGGCGCGTTCTGCGGGAGGCAGAAGACAGCGACCACGTTAGAGCAAAGTGGCAGCGTTATCATGTGGCCAGTGCCATTCTCAGAAATGAGCCGTCTGCGGCTATGCCTGTCGATTTATCAGAACATCTTCGTGCGGAAATTGCAGTAGAGCCTTCGCACTCCTCTACCTCTACTGGTGGTAAAGCCCGAAAATGGTTAGACGCCATGGCAAAGAGCAGCATTGCCGCGGCTGTTGCGCTTGGGTTATTGGTGGGGGTTCAGCAGTACTCAGAGCGCGTGGATGAACAGCCCCATGCGAATCTTGCCGATGTCGAGCCTTTCGTTGCTCCGGATCTTAATTCGGCAGTAGTACCGGCTGGTTTTGATGCCCCTCAGCTATCGGCTCGCACGGTCAGCACCGTGCAGAATGCCCCCCGTCAAAATTTACCCTCGCAGGGTCTTACACGCAGCATACCGGCTAGCGAGAATGGAACCCTGCCCATGGTTGCAGACCCTGAATTACAGGCACATTTCAGTCGTTTGATGATGATTCATGCACAGCAGGTGTCGGAAAATAGTGATCTTGGGGTGATATCCTTTGCCCGTCTTACCGATTTGAATGCGCAGGTTGATAGCATGCAAAGTGGTGCAGTTAATGACACCCCTGAAAAAACGCTAACGCCGAGCGAGGCTGAATAA
- a CDS encoding MucB/RseB C-terminal domain-containing protein — protein sequence MLFDYLKNSFRAGILLALFTAPLFVHAVETEPSAEKILAQLTNAMRKHNYRGVFTYEHGGSLETLDVTHAVIDGVEHERYVQLNGPEQSLALDGRAAACESLGGRMIRGATLATSNGRAVGFNEYYHLYFKGYDRVAGRTVAVVQLLPKDNQRYGMSLGVDIESGVLLKVLIMSAKSVLERMQFVAFEYNPQWSDEELDAFVATPRDSPVCGERAAIMTSKTPTEGENPLTEWLPTWVPSGFTLASSQWTELDGLVHTYTDGLSAFSVFANPSLVPENNAAQRIPRGVAQRGATLLMMDLFRFDDTFLHVTLVGELPEASALRILRSIVNPEASKATADLPIPQ from the coding sequence GTGCTTTTTGATTATCTAAAGAACAGTTTTCGGGCGGGTATACTACTTGCCCTTTTTACTGCGCCACTTTTTGTCCACGCAGTGGAAACCGAGCCCTCTGCCGAGAAAATACTTGCCCAGCTAACCAATGCCATGCGCAAGCATAACTATCGTGGTGTGTTTACCTATGAGCATGGTGGCAGTTTAGAAACATTGGATGTTACCCATGCCGTCATCGACGGCGTTGAGCACGAGCGCTATGTGCAGCTTAATGGCCCGGAACAATCGCTTGCTCTAGACGGCCGCGCGGCCGCTTGTGAGTCACTGGGGGGGCGTATGATTCGCGGAGCAACGCTGGCAACCAGTAATGGCCGAGCGGTGGGCTTTAACGAATATTACCACCTGTATTTTAAAGGTTATGACCGCGTTGCTGGTCGCACAGTGGCCGTTGTGCAGCTTTTGCCGAAGGATAATCAGCGGTATGGCATGAGCTTGGGGGTCGATATTGAATCCGGTGTGTTGCTGAAAGTATTGATTATGTCGGCTAAATCAGTGCTGGAGCGTATGCAGTTCGTCGCTTTTGAATATAACCCGCAGTGGAGCGACGAAGAGCTTGATGCTTTTGTGGCAACGCCAAGGGATTCCCCTGTGTGTGGTGAGCGGGCAGCAATAATGACCAGTAAAACGCCTACCGAGGGCGAAAACCCACTCACAGAGTGGCTTCCTACTTGGGTGCCTTCGGGATTCACCCTAGCCAGCTCGCAATGGACTGAGCTTGACGGCTTGGTGCATACGTACACCGATGGATTGTCGGCGTTTTCTGTGTTTGCAAACCCAAGTTTAGTGCCCGAGAATAATGCGGCACAACGTATTCCCAGAGGTGTGGCTCAGCGTGGCGCGACCCTGCTGATGATGGATTTATTTCGTTTTGACGACACATTCTTGCATGTGACTTTGGTGGGCGAGCTGCCCGAAGCCTCGGCGCTGCGAATACTTCGCTCAATCGTTAATCCGGAGGCCAGCAAGGCTACCGCAGATTTACCGATTCCACAGTAA
- a CDS encoding SoxR reducing system RseC family protein yields the protein MLTEIGRVIALDEDGVWVETLQQSACSQCRARHGCGQKLLASAGSQFTRVKALFSSSLSSSDLVVGDEVTIGVEEAAFVKGAFFSYGLPMLSMLLGLVLCSRFTAHEGWLLAATCLGLFAGGLIVRTSARILVSRECLHATLLEVNSTNREPVVNQMF from the coding sequence ATGTTGACTGAAATTGGCAGAGTTATTGCGCTAGATGAAGATGGTGTATGGGTTGAAACCCTGCAGCAGTCAGCGTGCTCTCAATGCAGGGCTCGGCATGGCTGTGGTCAGAAATTACTAGCCTCAGCGGGCAGTCAATTCACTCGTGTTAAGGCATTATTTTCATCCTCTCTTTCGTCGTCCGATCTGGTTGTGGGTGATGAAGTAACGATTGGTGTTGAAGAGGCCGCCTTCGTAAAAGGTGCTTTTTTCAGCTATGGTTTACCGATGCTCTCGATGCTGTTGGGGCTGGTGCTGTGCTCGCGGTTCACTGCGCACGAGGGCTGGCTTTTAGCGGCGACATGTTTGGGTTTATTTGCGGGGGGATTGATTGTCCGTACAAGCGCCCGAATATTAGTGTCTAGAGAATGCCTGCATGCAACCCTGCTGGAAGTGAATTCTACAAATCGGGAACCTGTTGTTAATCAGATGTTCTGA
- the ygfZ gene encoding CAF17-like 4Fe-4S cluster assembly/insertion protein YgfZ → MTKNQTPVGQENQLIALPHYTLITVQGEDSEKFLQGQCTCDFTRLTTHEWLLGAHCNAQGRMHSSFYSASLSDGSIALRLHTSIKDSALAALSKYIVFSKADIKATEVAVYGLIVSEDTKIIPATDAALPTLGHFSTPIEGLTILRLDEQRCELWINDKRLAAIIAAQCENGLSAKPQAWAIQNIQRGIAEVRVESAEKLIPQDLNFQLRNGIAFQKGCYTGQEIIARMHYKATLKKHLYRGTLKLPDDATPPAYGNSIMLTGASRSSGFVVDAGHLGDGHYEFLALVKDETTASENVILEVPSQPKITWLPLPYAIP, encoded by the coding sequence ATGACTAAAAATCAAACGCCCGTAGGGCAAGAAAACCAACTTATCGCCCTACCCCATTACACGCTCATCACCGTTCAGGGTGAAGATAGTGAAAAATTCCTTCAGGGGCAATGCACCTGTGATTTCACCCGTCTAACAACCCATGAGTGGTTGCTGGGCGCACACTGTAACGCTCAGGGGCGCATGCACAGCAGCTTTTACAGCGCAAGCTTAAGCGATGGTAGTATTGCCTTGCGGTTGCACACCAGCATTAAAGACTCAGCTTTAGCTGCGCTAAGTAAATACATTGTATTTTCCAAAGCAGACATTAAAGCCACGGAGGTTGCCGTGTACGGACTTATAGTCTCGGAAGATACCAAGATTATTCCCGCCACCGATGCAGCGCTGCCTACCCTAGGTCACTTCAGCACCCCAATAGAAGGGCTTACAATACTGCGGCTAGACGAACAGCGATGCGAACTCTGGATTAACGACAAGAGATTAGCGGCCATAATTGCCGCTCAGTGTGAAAATGGTTTATCTGCAAAACCACAGGCGTGGGCCATTCAAAATATTCAACGTGGCATTGCAGAGGTACGCGTCGAATCAGCCGAAAAGCTGATTCCACAGGATCTCAATTTTCAACTACGAAATGGTATCGCATTCCAAAAAGGCTGCTATACAGGGCAAGAAATCATCGCCCGCATGCACTACAAAGCCACACTCAAAAAACATCTTTACAGAGGTACACTAAAGCTGCCCGACGACGCTACACCACCCGCCTACGGCAACAGCATAATGCTTACCGGAGCAAGTCGTAGCAGCGGTTTTGTAGTTGATGCTGGGCATCTTGGTGATGGGCACTATGAATTTTTAGCCTTGGTTAAAGACGAAACCACCGCCAGTGAAAACGTCATTCTCGAGGTTCCGTCACAACCAAAAATCACATGGCTACCCCTACCATATGCTATACCTTAA